One region of Brassica napus cultivar Da-Ae chromosome A10, Da-Ae, whole genome shotgun sequence genomic DNA includes:
- the LOC106419356 gene encoding sorting nexin 2B — protein MMGSENDDEAHLHASTDDMENLFLRDDADKSNSPPPITVTPADSDPLSATPQSKPNGGDSRSYIEPPSYADVIFSPFDDTSEINGSDDTHSSDYSLSRSPSSSASSSDYIKITVSSPQKEQETSTSMLSGGSTYITYLITTRTNLPDYGGGSEFSVRRRFRDVVTLADRLAESYRGFCIPPRPDKSVVESQVMQKQEFVEQRRVALEKYLRRLVAHPVIRSSDEVKVFLRVEGKLPLQASADVASRVLDGAVKLPRQLFGEGGGGGVEPARGGRDLLRLFKELRQSVSNDWGGSKPPVVEEDRDFLEKKEKMVDLEQQIINASQQAETLVKAQQEMGETMGELGLAFIKLTKFENEEAVFNSQRARANDMKNLATAAVKASRFYRELNSQTVKHLDTLHDYLGLMLAVQGAFADRSSALLTVQTLLSELSSLEGRAEKLEAASSKVFGGDKSRIKKIEEIKETIRNTEDAKNVAIREYERIKENNWSEVERLDRERRADFLSMMKGFVVNQVGYAEKIASVWTKAAEETSQYDRESS, from the exons ATGATGGGCTCAGAGAACGACGACGAGGCCCATCTCCACGCCTCCACGGACGATATGGAGAATCTCTTCCTCCGCGATGACGCCGATAAATCCAACTCCCCACCGCCGATCACCGTAACTCCGGCGGACTCCGATCCACTCTCCGCTACGCCTCAATCGAAACCAAACGGCGGCGACAGCAGATCCTACATCGAGCCTCCCTCTTACGCCGACGTCATCTTCAGCCCTTTCGACGACACCTCCGAGATCAACGGCTCAGACGATACTCACTCCTCAGACTACTCCCTCTCCCGATCCccctcctcctccgcctcctCCTCCGATTACATCAAGATCACCGTCTCCAGCCCTCAGAAAGAGCAAGAAACTTCAACCTCCATGCTCTCCGGAGGAAGCACTTACATCACTTACCTCATCACAACCCGAACCAACCTCCCCGACTACGGCGGAGGATCCGAGTTCAGCGTCCGGAGACGGTTCAGAGACGTTGTGACTTTGGCCGATCGGTTAGCCGAGTCCTACAGAGGGTTCTGCATCCCTCCGAGGCCTGACAAGAGCGTGGTGGAGAGCCAAGTGATGCAGAAGCAAGAGTTCGTTGAGCAGAGAAGAGTCGCCTTGGAGAAGTACTTGCGCAGGCTCGTCGCTCATCCTGTGATTAGGAGTAGCGATGAGGTTAAAGTGTTTCTTCGGGTGGAAGGGAAGTTGCCGTTGCAGGCGAGCGCTGACGTGGCGTCTAGGGTGTTGGATGGGGCTGTGAAGCTGCCGAGACAGTTGTTTggtgaaggaggaggaggaggagttgAGCCGGCGAGAGGGGGTAGAGATTTGCTGAGGTTGTTTAAAGAGCTGAGACAGTCTGTTTCTAATGACTGGGGTGGGTCTAAGCCACCTGTTGTGGAGGAAGATAGAGACTTtttggagaagaaggagaagatggtTGATCTTGAGCAACAGATCATTAATGCTTCACAGCAG GCTGAAACACTTGTGAAGGCACAGCAAGAGATGGGGGAGACTATGGGAGAGCTGGGATTAGCGTTCATTAAGCTGACGAAATTCGagaacgaagaagctgtcttcaATTCTCAACGGGCTCGTGCTAATGATATGAAGAATTTAGCTACTGCGGCTGTGAAAGCAAGCAGGTTTTACAGAGAGTTGAATTCTCAGACAGTCAAGCATTTG GACACACTCCACGATTACCTTGGCCTAATGTTGGCGGTCCAGGGGGCGTTTGCGGATAGGTCTAGTGCTTTACTGACTGTGCAGACGCTTTTATCTGAGCTTTCTTCACTGGAAGGAAGAGCAGAGAAGCTAGAAGCTGCGTCGTCAAAGGTATTTGGGGGTGACAAATCAAGGATTAAGAAGATAGAAGAGATTAAAGAAACAATCAGGAACACTGAGGACGCTAAGAATGTAGCCATCAGGGAGTACGAGCGGATCAAG GAAAATAACTGGAGCGAGGTTGAAAGGCTAGACAGAGAAAGGCGTGCTGACTTCTTGAGTATGATGAAGGGGTTTGTTGTTAACCAg GTTGGATATGCAGAGAAGATCGCCAGTGTGTGGACAAAGGCTGCAGAGGAGACTAGTCAATACGATAGAGAGAGCTCTTAA
- the LOC106419192 gene encoding laccase-13 isoform X1 has product MEQVWLFCVLLVFVASLVNAEVHFHEFIIQETPVKRLCRVHNSITVNGQFPGPALEVRNGDSLVITAINKAQYNISLHWHGIKQMRNPWADGPEYITQCPIKPGGSYTYRFNIEEQEGTLWWHAHSRWLRATVYGALIIRPPLSSPHYPFPVLPKREFTLLLGEWWDRNPMDVLNMAQFTGAAPNVSDAFTINGQPGDFYRCSSQETLRFLVGSGETVLLRVINSGLNQELFFGVANHKLTVVAADASYTKPFSTNVIMLGPGQTTDVLLTADQPPAHYYMAAHAYNSANAPFDNTTTTAILEYKDAPCVTSQSQARAIPAQLPGFNDTATAAAFTAQMKSPSKVEVPLEVDEDLFFTVGLGLFNCPTPNTQRCQGPNGTRFTASINNVSFVFPKRNSIMQAYYQGTPAGVFTTDFPPVPPTTFDYTGNVSRGLWQPTRGTKAYKLKYKSKVQVILQDTSIVTIENHPMHLHGYEFYVVGTGIGNFNANKDTSSFNLIDPPRRNTIGTPPGGWIAIRFVADNPGVWLMHCHIDAHIFWGLAMVFLVENGEGHLQSVQSPPLDLPQC; this is encoded by the exons ATGGAGCAAGTCTGGTTATTCTGTGTGTTGTTGGTTTTTGTAGCTTCACTTGTTAATGCAGAAGTTCACTTCCATGAGTTCATT ATCCAAGAGACGCCGGTGAAGAGGCTGTGCAGAGTTCATAACTCCATCACGGTGAACGGACAGTTTCCAGGGCCAGCCTTGGAGGTCAGAAACGGTGATTCTCTTGTCATCACTGCCATTAACAAAGCTCAGTACAACATCAGCCTCCACTG GCATGGGATAAAGCAGATGAGGAATCCATGGGCGGATGGACCAGAATACATAACACAATgcccaatcaaaccaggagggAGTTACACCTACAGATTCAACATCGAAGAACAAGAAGGTACCTTGTGGTGGCACGCCCACAGCAGATGGCTGAGAGCCACCGTGTATGGAGCTCTCATCATCCGCCCTCCGCTCTCTTCTCCTCATTACCCTTTCCCAGTTCTCCCTAAGAGAGAGTTCACTCTCCTCTTAGGTGAGTGGTGGGACAGAAACCCCATGGATGTCCTGAACATGGCTCAGTTCACGGGAGCTGCACCAAACGTCTCAGACGCCTTCACCATCAACGGTCAGCCTGGTGATTTCTACAGATGCTCCAGCCAAG AAACTTTGAGGTTTCTGGTGGGATCAGGAGAGACAGTCCTCCTCAGGGTCATCAACTCTGGCTTAAACCAAGAGCTCTTCTTCGGTGTGGCGAATCACAAACTCACTGTGGTTGCTGCGGATGCGTCCTACACCAAACCTTTCTCCACCAATGTCATAATGTTAGGTCCAGGTCAGACAACTGATGTGCTTCTAACCGCAGACCAACCGCCAGCACACTACTACATGGCGGCACACGCTTACAACAGCGCCAACGCTCCCTTTGACAACACCACCACCACAGCAATCCTGGAGTACAAAGACGCCCCCTGTGTTACTAGTCAATCACAGGCACGTGCAATCCCCGCGCAGCTGCCAGGATTCAACGACACAGCAACAGCAGCAGCCTTCACAGCGCAGATGAAGAGTCCTTCAAAAGTTGAAGTACCCCTCGAGGTCGACGAGGACTTGTTCTTCACGGTGGGGTTGGGACTATTCAACTGCCCAACCCCCAACACGCAAAGATGTCAAGGCCCTAACGGAACACGCTTCACCGCCAGCATCAACAATGTCTCTTTCGTCTTCCCTAAAAGAAACTCCATCATGCAAGCCTATTACCAAGGCACTCCCGCTGGAGTTTTCACCACAGACTTCCCTCCTGTTCCTCCAACCACATTTGACTACACAGGAAACGTGAGCAGAGGGCTATGGCAGCCTACACGCGGAACAAAGGCCTACAAGCTAAAGTACAAGTCCAAAGTACAAGTCATACTGCAAGACACAAGCATCGTGACCATTGAGAATCACCCAATGCATCTCCACGGGTACGAGTTCTATGTAGTTGGGACAGGTATTGGTAACTTCAACGCGAACAAAGACACATCCAGCTTCAACCTCATTGATCCGCCACGGAGAAACACAATTGGAACCCCTCCTGGTGGATGGATAGCTATCAGATTCGTGGCGGATAACCCTGGAGTGTGGCTGATGCATTGCCATATAGACGCACATATATTCTGGGGTCTGGCTATGGTCTTTTTGGTCGAGAACGGTGAAGGGCACTTGCAGTCTGTACAGTCTCCACCATTGGACTTACCTCAGTGTTAA
- the LOC106419462 gene encoding CBL-interacting serine/threonine-protein kinase 2-like, producing the protein MENKPSMLTDRYEVGRLLGQGNFAKVFYGRSVHTNESVAIKMIDKDKLKKVGHSEQIKREISVMSLAKHPNIVNLHEVMATKTKIYLVLEYCKGGELFKKMVKGKLAENVAWKYFHQLIDAVDFCHSRGVYHRDIKPENLLLDEHDNLKVSDFGLSALAESKRADGLLHTACGSHAYACPEIVNRKGYDGTKADVWSCGVVLFVLLTGYLPFYASNLMDMYRKIGKAQFKCPREFPPEAKRLLSKMLDPNPESRITISKIKESSWFKKGLPMKQKRIEKEAVGGSGSGSGPSEPPPQVSSMNAFDIIALSSGLALGGLFGEVYSKKESKFTSRKPASEIICKLEEVAKGLKMKIRKQEAGLFKMEGGKEGRKGRLLIDAEIFEVTETFHLVEVKKCSGDTMEYQRMVEEDLRPALADIVWVWQGENEHVLRGLKEGQEPL; encoded by the coding sequence ATGGAGAACAAACCAAGCATGCTAACCGATAGATACGAGGTTGGGAGATTACTAGGCCAAGGCAACTTCGCCAAGGTCTTCTACGGAAGAAGCGTCCACACAAACGAGAGTGTAGCTATCAAGATGATCGACAAGGACAAACTCAAGAAGGTCGGACACAGCGAGCAGATCAAGAGAGAGATCTCCGTGATGAGCCTCGCCAAACACCCAAACATCGTGAATCTGCACGAGGTCATGGCGACCAAAACAAAGATCTACCTCGTCCTAGAGTACTGCAAAGGCGGAGAGCTTttcaagaagatggtcaaaggCAAACTCGCCGAGAACGTCGCTTGGAAGTACTTTCACCAGCTCATCGACGCGGTTGACTTTTGCCACAGCCGCGGAGTGTATCACCGCGACATCAAGCCGGAGAATCTCTTGCTTGACGAGCACGATAACCTCAAGGTTTCTGATTTCGGTTTAAGCGCGCTTGCCGAAAGCAAGCGCGCTGACGGTTTGCTTCACACGGCGTGCGGCTCGCACGCCTACGCTTGTCCTGAGATTGTTAACCGTAAAGGGTACGATGGGACTAAAGCGGATGTATGGTCTTGTGGGGTTGTTTTGTTTGTGCTTTTGACTGGCTATCTCCCTTTCTACGCGTCCAACCTGATGGATATGTATAGGAAGATCGGTAAAGCGCAGTTCAAGTGTCCTCGTGAGTTCCCTCCTGAAGCGAAGAGGCTGTTATCTAAGATGCTGGATCCTAACCCTGAGAGTAGGATCACCATCTCAAAGATCAAGGAGAGTTCATGGTTCAAGAAAGGTTTACCAATGAAGCAGAAAAGGATTGAGAAGGAAGCTGTAGGAGGCTCAGGTTCAGGTTCAGGTCCAAGCGAGCCGCCGCCACAGGTTTCAAGCATGAATGCTTTTGATATCATTGCATTGTCTTCGGGGCTTGCACTGGGAGGACTATTTGGAGAAGTGTACAGCAAGAAAGAGTCTAAGTTCACATCTAGAAAGCCTGCTTCGGAGATCATTTGTAAGCTGGAGGAGGTGGCTAAAGGGCTGAAGATGAAGATAAGGAAGCAAGAAGCGgggctgttcaagatggaaggagggaaggaaggaaggaaagGGAGGTTGTTGATAGATGCGGAGATATTTGAAGTGACGGAGACGTTTCACTTGGTTGAAGTGAAGAAATGTAGTGGGGATACAATGGAGTATCAGAGGATGGTGGAGGAGGATCTTAGGCCTGCTCTGGCTGATATTGTTTGGGTTTGGCAAGGGGAGAACGAGCATGTGTTGCGTGGTTTGAAGGAGGGACAAGAACCATTGTAG
- the LOC106419455 gene encoding CBL-interacting serine/threonine-protein kinase 2, producing MENKPSVLTDRYEVGRLLGQGTFAKVYYGRSVHTNESVAIKMIDKEKVLRVGLSDQIKREISVMRIAKHPNVVSLHEVMATKSRIYFVIEYCKGGELFNKVKKGKLREDVAWKYFHQLINAVDFCHSRGVYHRDIKPENLLLDDNENLKVSDFGLSALADCKRADGLLHTTCGTPAYVAPEVINRKGYDGTKADIWSCGVVLFVLLAGYLPFHDSNLMEMYRKIGKADFKCPNWFAPEAKRLLCKMLDPNHESRISIARIRESSWFRKGLHLKQKKMDKQLRETTVIPTVEVGESSGSSSENGDSLHEEAAAQLAYLNAFDIISLSAGFDLGGLFGDANDKRESRFASRKPAAEIISKLEEVARGLNLNIRKQDAGLFKLEGSKEGRKGALSMDAEIFQVTQTFHLVEVKKCDGDTVEYQRLVEEDLRPALGDVVWVWQGDKEKEEQLKRGLQDEQGVEQHSEPL from the coding sequence ATGGAGAACAAACCGAGTGTCTTAACCGACAGATACGAGGTAGGTAGACTACTAGGTCAAGGCACGTTCGCCAAAGTCTACTACGGTCGAAGCGTCCACACCAACGAGAGCGTGGCCATCAAAATGATCGACAAAGAGAAAGTCCTCCGCGTGGGGCTCAGCGACCAGATCAAGCGCGAGATCTCCGTCATGCGTATCGCCAAGCACCCCAACGTGGTCTCCCTCCACGAAGTCATGGCCACCAAGTCCCGCATCTACTTCGTGATCGAGTACTGCAAGGGCGGCGAGCTTTTCAACAAAGTCAAAAAGGGAAAACTCAGGGAAGACGTCGCCTGGAAGTACTTCCACCAGCTCATCAACGCGGTGGATTTTTGCCATAGCCGCGGTGTTTACCACCGCGACATCAAGCCGGAGAATCTCCTGCTTGATGACAATGAGAATCTCAAGGTTTCGGATTTCGGTCTGAGCGCGCTTGCGGATTGCAAGCGCGCAGACGGGCTTTTGCATACCACTTGCGGTACCCCTGCTTACGTGGCGCCTGAGGTGATTAACAGGAAAGGGTACGACGGGACGAAGGCGGATATTTGGTCTTGTGGGGTTGTTTTGTTCGTGCTGTTGGCTGGGTACCTCCCCTTTCACGACTCTAATCTCATGGAGATGTATAGGAAGATAGGTAAAGCCGATTTCAAGTGTCCGAACTGGTTCGCCCCCGAGGCGAAGAGGCTGCTGTGCAAGATGCTGGATCCTAACCACGAGAGTAGGATCAGCATCGCGAGGATCAGGGAGAGTTCTTGGTTTAGGAAAGGGCTGCATTTGAAGCAGAAGAAGATGGATAAACAACTCCGGGAAACAACTGTTATTCCCACAGTGGAAGTTGGAGAGAGTTCAGGCTCGAGCAGCGAGAACGGAGATAGCCTCCACGAGGAGGCGGCGGCTCAGCTCGCGTACCTGAACGCTTTCGATATCATCAGCTTGTCTGCGGGGTTTGATCTGGGAGGGCTTTTCGGGGACGCGAATGACAAGAGGGAGTCTAGATTCGCGTCGAGGAAGCCTGCTGCGGAGATCATTTCTAAGCTGGAGGAGGTGGCCAGAGGTTTGAATCTGAATATAAGGAAGCAGGACGCGGGGCTGTTCAAGCTCGAAGGGTCAAAGGAAGGAAGAAAGGGAGCTTTGTCGATGGACGCGGAGATATTCCAGGTGACGCAGACGTTTCACCTGGTTGAAGTGAAGAAATGTGATGGCGACACGGTGGAGTATCAGAGGCTGGTGGAGGAGGATCTTAGGCCTGCGCTGGGAGATGTAGTCTGGGTTTGGCAAGGCGATAAGGAGAAGGAAGAGCAGCTAAAGCGTGGTTTGCAAGATGAACAGGGAGTAGAACAGCATAGTGAACCATTGTAG
- the LOC106419357 gene encoding 40S ribosomal protein S4-1-like gives MARGLKKHLKRLNAPKHWDLDKLGGAFAPKPSSGPHKSRECLPLVLIIRNKLKYALTYREVISILMQRHIQVDGKVRTDKTYPAGFMDVVSIPKTNENFRLLYDTKGRFRLHSIRDEEAKFKLCKVRTIQVGQKGIPYLNTYDGRTIRYPDPLIKPNDTIKLDLEENKIVDSIKFDVGNVVMVTGGRNRGRVGVIKNREKHKGSFETIHIQDSTGHEFATRLGNVFTLGKGTKPWVSLPKGKGIKLTIIEEARKRLSAQQAA, from the exons ATG GCGAGGGGATTGAAGAAGCATTTGAAGAGGCTCAATGCCCCCAAGCACTGGGATCTTGACAAACTTGGTGGTGCCTTC gCTCCCAAGCCGTCTTCTGGACCTCACAAGTCGAGGGAGTGTCTTCCTCTCGTCTTGATCATCAGGAACAAGTTGAAGTACGCTTTGACGTACCGTGAAGTCATCTCCATCCTCATGCAAAGGCATATACAAGTTGATGGTAAAGTCAGGACTGACAAGACATACCCTGCTGGTTTCATGG ATGTTGTATCAATCCCCAAGACGAATGAGAACTTCCGTCTTCTGTATGACACCAAGGGACGTTTCCGCCTCCACTCCATCAGGGACGAGGAAGCAAAG TTCAAGCTTTGTAAGGTTAGGACTATCCAGGTGGGGCAGAAGGGGATCCCTTACCTCAACACTTACGACGGTCGCACCATCCGTTACCCTGACCCACTCATCAAGCCAAACGACACCATCAAGCTTGACCTTGAGGAGAACAAGATCGTTGACTCCATCAAGTTTGATGTCGGTAACGTTGTGATGGTGACGGGAGGGAGAAACAGAGGGCGTGTGGGTGTGATCAAGAACCGTGAGAAGCATAAGGGAAGCTTTGAGACGATCCACATCCAAGACTCGACGGGACACGAGTTTGCTACAAGGTTGGGCAATGTGTTCACCCTCGGGAAAGGTACAAAGCCGTGGGTGTCTCTTCCAAAGGGCAAAGGTATTAAGCTGACCATCATTGAGGAAGCCAGGAAGAGGCTTTCTGCCCAGCAAGCTGCTTAA
- the LOC106419192 gene encoding laccase-13 isoform X2, with protein sequence MRNPWADGPEYITQCPIKPGGSYTYRFNIEEQEGTLWWHAHSRWLRATVYGALIIRPPLSSPHYPFPVLPKREFTLLLGEWWDRNPMDVLNMAQFTGAAPNVSDAFTINGQPGDFYRCSSQETLRFLVGSGETVLLRVINSGLNQELFFGVANHKLTVVAADASYTKPFSTNVIMLGPGQTTDVLLTADQPPAHYYMAAHAYNSANAPFDNTTTTAILEYKDAPCVTSQSQARAIPAQLPGFNDTATAAAFTAQMKSPSKVEVPLEVDEDLFFTVGLGLFNCPTPNTQRCQGPNGTRFTASINNVSFVFPKRNSIMQAYYQGTPAGVFTTDFPPVPPTTFDYTGNVSRGLWQPTRGTKAYKLKYKSKVQVILQDTSIVTIENHPMHLHGYEFYVVGTGIGNFNANKDTSSFNLIDPPRRNTIGTPPGGWIAIRFVADNPGVWLMHCHIDAHIFWGLAMVFLVENGEGHLQSVQSPPLDLPQC encoded by the exons ATGAGGAATCCATGGGCGGATGGACCAGAATACATAACACAATgcccaatcaaaccaggagggAGTTACACCTACAGATTCAACATCGAAGAACAAGAAGGTACCTTGTGGTGGCACGCCCACAGCAGATGGCTGAGAGCCACCGTGTATGGAGCTCTCATCATCCGCCCTCCGCTCTCTTCTCCTCATTACCCTTTCCCAGTTCTCCCTAAGAGAGAGTTCACTCTCCTCTTAGGTGAGTGGTGGGACAGAAACCCCATGGATGTCCTGAACATGGCTCAGTTCACGGGAGCTGCACCAAACGTCTCAGACGCCTTCACCATCAACGGTCAGCCTGGTGATTTCTACAGATGCTCCAGCCAAG AAACTTTGAGGTTTCTGGTGGGATCAGGAGAGACAGTCCTCCTCAGGGTCATCAACTCTGGCTTAAACCAAGAGCTCTTCTTCGGTGTGGCGAATCACAAACTCACTGTGGTTGCTGCGGATGCGTCCTACACCAAACCTTTCTCCACCAATGTCATAATGTTAGGTCCAGGTCAGACAACTGATGTGCTTCTAACCGCAGACCAACCGCCAGCACACTACTACATGGCGGCACACGCTTACAACAGCGCCAACGCTCCCTTTGACAACACCACCACCACAGCAATCCTGGAGTACAAAGACGCCCCCTGTGTTACTAGTCAATCACAGGCACGTGCAATCCCCGCGCAGCTGCCAGGATTCAACGACACAGCAACAGCAGCAGCCTTCACAGCGCAGATGAAGAGTCCTTCAAAAGTTGAAGTACCCCTCGAGGTCGACGAGGACTTGTTCTTCACGGTGGGGTTGGGACTATTCAACTGCCCAACCCCCAACACGCAAAGATGTCAAGGCCCTAACGGAACACGCTTCACCGCCAGCATCAACAATGTCTCTTTCGTCTTCCCTAAAAGAAACTCCATCATGCAAGCCTATTACCAAGGCACTCCCGCTGGAGTTTTCACCACAGACTTCCCTCCTGTTCCTCCAACCACATTTGACTACACAGGAAACGTGAGCAGAGGGCTATGGCAGCCTACACGCGGAACAAAGGCCTACAAGCTAAAGTACAAGTCCAAAGTACAAGTCATACTGCAAGACACAAGCATCGTGACCATTGAGAATCACCCAATGCATCTCCACGGGTACGAGTTCTATGTAGTTGGGACAGGTATTGGTAACTTCAACGCGAACAAAGACACATCCAGCTTCAACCTCATTGATCCGCCACGGAGAAACACAATTGGAACCCCTCCTGGTGGATGGATAGCTATCAGATTCGTGGCGGATAACCCTGGAGTGTGGCTGATGCATTGCCATATAGACGCACATATATTCTGGGGTCTGGCTATGGTCTTTTTGGTCGAGAACGGTGAAGGGCACTTGCAGTCTGTACAGTCTCCACCATTGGACTTACCTCAGTGTTAA
- the LOC106419015 gene encoding spermidine coumaroyl-CoA acyltransferase, with amino-acid sequence MGSQGMSSTSPLVVKKSQVVIVKPSKPTPEVSLSLSTLDNDPYIETLAKTIYVYAPSSKEVKDPASLLQEALSQALVYYYPLAGKLHRRSDDHRLELKCTPGEGVPFVRAAAGCTLSSLNYLEDMDADLSQLVPSYEAVASGGYNVLALQVTVFACGGITLATALSHSLCDGFGASQFFKAFTEFAAGKTQPSIIPVWDRHCLTSNNFNINGQMEEEQAPKLVNFGEACSSAATSPYTPTNDMVCEILNFTSQDITQLKNNVTEEVTTLEILAAHVWRARCKALKLSPDGTTLFGMAVGIRRTVDPPLREGYYGNAFVKASVAMKAGELSSSPLSPVVKLIKEAKREALKKRYVSEQLKETEKSLKLKVPCQGGSGAFMLLTDWRQLGLLDEVDFGYGVTVNIVPVVPKFLSDICVFLPRKQGGVRVLVTLPKPAMDNLKEHMNPLSF; translated from the exons ATGGGAAGCCAAGGCATGAGTTCAACCAGTCCCTTGGTGGTGAAGAAATCACAAGTGGTCATAGTGAAACCTTCAAAGCCAACACCTGAAGTCTCTCTTTCCCTCTCAACACTCGACAACGATCCTTACATCGAAACCCTCGCCAAAACCATCTATGTCTACGCCCCATCCTCCAAAGAAGTTAAAGACCCTGCTTCTCTTCTTCAAGAAGCTCTCTCTCAAGCTCTTGTCTACTACTACCCTCTCGCCGGGAAACTTCACCGGAGATCCGACGACCATAGGCTTGAGCTGAAGTGTACTCCGGGAGAAGGAGTCCCTTTTGTAAGGGCGGCCGCAGGGTGCACTCTTTCTTCCCTTAACTACTTGGAGGACATGGACGCAGACTTGAGCCAACTAGTACCTAGTTATGAAGCTGTGGCTTCTGGAGGCTATAACGTTCTGGCTCTCCAGGTCACTGTGTTTGCTTGTGGAGGGATCACTCTTGCAACGGCTCTCTCTCATTCTCTATGTGATGGTTTTGGGGCGTCTCAGTTCTTCAAAGCCTTCACTGAGTTCGCAGCAGGAAAGACACAGCCTAGCATCATCCCCGTTTGGGATCGACACTGCCTCACCTCTAACAACTTCAACATTAAcg GTCAAATGGAGGAAGAACAAGCTCCCAAGCTGGTTAATTTCGGGGAGGCTTGTTCATCTGCGGCAACTTCTCCCTACACACCAACCAACGACATGGTCTGTGAGATCCTCAACTTCACATCCCAAGACATCACCCAGCTCAAGAACAATGTTACCGAGGAGGTCACAACTCTAGAGATTCTTGCGGCCCACGTATGGAGAGCAAGGTGCAAGGCCCTAAAGCTGAGTCCAGACGGAACTACCCTTTTCGGGATGGCAGTGGGCATACGCCGCACCGTGGATCCACCGCTACGTGAAGGCTACTACGGAAACGCATTCGTCAAAGCCAGCGTGGCAATGAAGGCTGGCGAGTTGAGCAGCTCACCGTTGTCTCCTGTGGTGAAACTCATCAAAGAGGCTAAGAGGGAGGCGTTGAAGAAGAGGTACGTGTCCGAGCAGCTAAAAGAGACGGAGAAGAGTCTGAAGTTGAAGGTACCGTGTCAAGGAGGGAGCGGTGCGTTTATGCTGCTTACTGATTGGAGGCAGCTTGGATTGCTAGACGAAGTTGATTTCGGGTATGGAGTAACGGTGAATATAGTACCAGTGGTGCCCAAGTTTCTTTCGGATATTTGTGTTTTCTTGCCGAGGAAGCAAGGTGGGGTTAGGGTGCTGGTGACGTTACCCAAACCTGCAATGGACAACTTGAAGGAACACATGAATCCTCTaagcttttaa